From Methanobacterium alcaliphilum, a single genomic window includes:
- a CDS encoding NosD domain-containing protein codes for MYGNTIIGNGTRGIIIYNSSNNTIIGNNITCNGFNGIQTNFSSTTIYGNLISGCESGIYSENSNNTISSNNLINNTYGVWTYNSTDTIHFNRIVENTHGLRNDRGIVNATNNWWGTNNPTIPNDVWIVSGNVTYNPWLVLNLNISSVNSGGNTSVTADLTRNSDGLSTVSQGFIPDGTPVNFNTNTGTIIDTAYTIRGQAVTILNLNSTQPQNATVSASVDTQSVLTTGFVSIGTALLTLNSTALDNSTGQLLNTTYTIPLNSSVTWLSVLWINKDMFTDELQIIVDGSVVQSKYFYNAAYETWKNSYSSSVFNAILYTNLRLPFTSNTTAFWNNLTTTYNLTSTELTFIQNHHKDFIDNITVNIVYSGVSGFNLNVTDPDNSTNVFSLNFPGNVIQRTSQVIYLGGSSCDGLKSFAIATTCVNNNVLQYWQNQYSNYQTADAMNVAYNTFLTALMLEYSHDQIADNITTRYNVTWSRTNPIIVSVGEDAHETYITLECDHSMGMTVVGTLENVKGFNYICSSAISNLEYTIMNTAYNSTYSYGTFSSVMNDMYYASLNNFTETFIQNSYIIVKHEFNDNEFIIVDLETGIVRDINTVNNFCGGFKIDPTKVYKGPIPLSWVSDGYRNWVVTKGQVDNLGTFWFYWDGLGSVYIASSPIAYQKKNMIWVDDTLIVNGIEYPFADSSGVYSKEAIDITSILQKDSTNLFGLYSVQIKIVDVYGQVIGCSPLWVVNDAERDEPDEWEYDPIKIPTPTTPPLPWNESNPPYDPFSYNDSNFPIDININKVFRRITNTTDSNGEPPFLPEKGEMEFVFPYGYDAATNNYYVWRIRYRYNL; via the coding sequence ATATATGGGAATACGATTATTGGAAATGGAACTCGTGGAATCATAATTTATAATTCCTCAAATAACACAATAATTGGTAATAATATAACTTGTAATGGTTTTAATGGAATTCAAACTAATTTTAGTTCTACTACAATTTATGGTAATTTAATATCTGGATGTGAAAGTGGAATATATTCTGAAAATTCCAATAACACCATTTCAAGCAATAACTTGATAAATAATACTTACGGGGTCTGGACTTACAACTCAACAGACACCATCCATTTCAACAGGATAGTAGAGAATACTCATGGTCTTAGAAATGATAGGGGTATTGTAAATGCTACTAATAACTGGTGGGGAACTAATAATCCAACTATTCCTAATGATGTTTGGATTGTAAGTGGAAATGTTACATATAATCCATGGTTAGTTTTGAATTTAAATATTTCATCTGTTAATTCTGGCGGAAATACCAGTGTAACAGCAGATTTAACCCGTAATAGTGATGGTTTAAGCACGGTATCTCAAGGGTTTATTCCAGATGGAACACCCGTCAACTTCAATACAAACACCGGAACTATAATTGATACGGCTTATACTATAAGAGGTCAAGCTGTAACTATATTGAATTTAAATAGTACTCAGCCTCAAAATGCTACTGTTTCAGCATCAGTTGATACTCAATCTGTTCTAACAACGGGATTCGTATCCATAGGAACAGCATTATTAACTCTTAATAGTACTGCTTTAGATAATTCCACTGGTCAATTACTCAATACCACTTATACTATTCCATTAAATAGTTCAGTGACATGGCTTAGTGTTCTCTGGATCAATAAAGACATGTTCACTGATGAATTACAAATAATAGTTGATGGATCAGTAGTACAAAGTAAGTACTTCTATAATGCTGCTTATGAAACCTGGAAAAACAGTTACTCTTCCTCTGTGTTTAATGCAATTTTATACACTAATTTGAGATTACCATTCACTTCAAACACAACAGCATTCTGGAACAACCTAACAACAACATATAATTTAACCAGTACAGAATTAACATTTATTCAGAATCATCACAAGGATTTCATTGATAACATTACAGTGAATATTGTTTATTCTGGAGTATCTGGTTTTAATTTGAATGTGACCGATCCAGATAACAGTACTAATGTGTTTAGTTTAAATTTCCCTGGAAATGTTATTCAAAGAACAAGTCAGGTTATATACTTGGGTGGTTCTTCATGTGATGGTTTGAAGAGTTTTGCAATAGCCACAACATGCGTAAATAATAATGTATTACAATACTGGCAGAATCAATACTCTAATTATCAAACTGCTGATGCTATGAATGTTGCTTACAATACTTTCCTAACTGCTTTAATGCTTGAATACAGTCATGATCAAATTGCGGATAATATCACAACTCGATATAATGTTACTTGGAGTCGTACAAATCCTATCATAGTTTCTGTGGGTGAAGATGCACATGAAACATATATAACTTTAGAATGTGATCACAGTATGGGTATGACTGTTGTGGGTACACTAGAAAATGTAAAAGGATTTAATTATATTTGTTCTTCTGCAATTTCTAATCTGGAATATACAATAATGAATACTGCGTATAATTCGACTTATTCGTATGGGACTTTTAGTTCTGTAATGAATGATATGTATTATGCTAGTTTGAATAATTTCACTGAAACTTTTATTCAAAATAGTTATATCATTGTAAAGCATGAATTTAATGATAATGAGTTTATTATAGTTGATCTTGAAACAGGAATTGTGCGGGATATTAATACAGTTAATAATTTTTGCGGGGGGTTCAAAATTGACCCTACAAAGGTGTACAAGGGCCCTATTCCTCTTTCCTGGGTTTCAGATGGTTATCGTAATTGGGTAGTAACTAAAGGGCAGGTGGATAATTTAGGAACATTTTGGTTTTATTGGGATGGTTTAGGAAGTGTTTACATAGCTTCTTCCCCTATAGCTTACCAGAAAAAGAATATGATATGGGTCGATGATACATTAATTGTTAATGGAATTGAGTATCCTTTTGCCGATTCAAGTGGTGTTTATTCCAAAGAAGCGATTGATATAACGAGTATTCTCCAAAAAGACTCTACTAATTTATTTGGTCTTTATAGTGTTCAAATTAAAATAGTGGATGTTTATGGTCAAGTTATTGGGTGCAGCCCATTATGGGTAGTTAATGATGCTGAAAGAGATGAGCCTGATGAATGGGAATATGATCCGATTAAAATTCCAACACCTACTACACCCCCATTACCATGGAATGAGTCCAATCCACCATATGATCCATTCTCTTACAATGATTCAAATTTTCCAATTGATATAAACATTAATAAAGTCTTTAGAAGAATTACGAATACTACTGATAGCAATGGAGAACCGCCATTTTTGCCTGAAAAAGGTGAAATGGAATTTGTGTTCCCTTATGGATATGATGCTGCAACTAACAATTATTACGTTTGGAGGATTAGGTATAGGTATAATTTATAA
- a CDS encoding Mov34/MPN/PAD-1 family protein yields the protein MSSIKFKSNDNKFILEIREDTLSNFIDECKTNPNNETGGILVGYYSNDNTTAFIQSITGPPIDSEIGKTTFKRGIDGLIEILDEKWKSGYYYIGEWHFHPNSSPQPSTIDDEQMETFSYCKTLKCPEPILFIIGMNSDQWEFSVNVYKKGNRIPLDKQS from the coding sequence CGACAATAAGTTTATACTTGAGATTCGTGAAGATACACTATCCAATTTCATCGATGAGTGTAAAACTAATCCCAATAATGAAACTGGTGGAATATTAGTTGGTTATTATTCAAATGACAATACTACTGCTTTTATTCAGAGTATAACTGGCCCACCAATTGATTCGGAAATAGGTAAAACAACATTTAAAAGAGGAATAGATGGATTGATTGAAATATTAGATGAAAAATGGAAATCTGGTTATTATTATATTGGTGAATGGCATTTCCACCCAAATTCATCCCCTCAACCAAGCACAATAGATGATGAGCAAATGGAAACATTTTCATATTGTAAAACATTAAAATGTCCTGAGCCTATTTTATTTATAATTGGAATGAACTCAGATCAGTGGGAATTTAGTGTTAATGTTTATAAAAAAGGCAATAGAATTCCTTTAGATAAACAATCATAA
- a CDS encoding serine/threonine-protein kinase, producing MNYEIRNLIDKGGFGEVYDCVDAVGNVYAIKIPKIEEQEEEKRFNREIRIHAALCHENILPIIEDGSYKGHPYYIMPIANCNLDNLIKNIDTLDLFSQIASGMIYAHENGVIHRDLTPRNILAFKKNGGYILKICDFGLGKFSIRDSTVITGSADSFGTVGYMAPEQRGGVRDVDHRADIYALGKILYKIVSGTEDVITINNDKIPSEFRYIINKACADDVESRFNSVKDMMEDFNLVTSPFHVSNPSHIVRDEITNILDENNFSLERTADLAKMILENTSDNIIINEIVPKIPESILKSLLNNHYDTFYFVIKDYDNSIDIIGLPFGYCDIIADFYKNLYDNTDSYELKELIIKRLPKLGYENNRYHVGYVFGQIVNELTDDSLILTVRDILSSDEQMANFCKDYFSKGIPKIISSIL from the coding sequence ATGAATTATGAAATTAGAAATTTGATAGATAAAGGTGGATTTGGGGAGGTATACGATTGTGTGGATGCAGTGGGCAATGTTTATGCGATAAAAATACCTAAAATCGAGGAACAAGAAGAAGAAAAAAGATTTAATAGAGAAATAAGAATACATGCTGCACTTTGTCATGAAAATATTCTTCCAATAATCGAAGATGGGAGTTACAAAGGCCACCCCTATTACATCATGCCAATTGCTAATTGTAATTTAGATAATTTAATTAAAAATATTGATACATTAGATTTATTCTCTCAGATAGCTAGTGGAATGATTTATGCTCATGAAAATGGAGTTATACATCGTGATTTGACACCTAGGAACATTTTAGCATTTAAAAAAAATGGGGGATATATCCTAAAAATATGTGATTTTGGATTAGGTAAGTTTTCGATTAGAGATTCAACTGTTATCACAGGATCTGCAGATTCATTTGGAACTGTTGGTTATATGGCCCCAGAACAACGAGGGGGGGTCAGAGATGTAGACCATCGTGCAGATATTTATGCTTTGGGTAAAATTCTTTATAAGATTGTTTCTGGAACGGAAGATGTTATTACAATAAACAATGATAAAATACCTTCGGAATTTAGATATATTATAAATAAAGCTTGTGCTGATGATGTAGAATCTAGATTCAATAGTGTCAAAGATATGATGGAAGATTTTAATCTTGTTACTTCACCTTTCCATGTTTCTAACCCATCGCATATAGTAAGAGATGAAATTACTAATATTCTGGATGAAAATAATTTCAGCCTTGAAAGGACAGCAGATCTAGCAAAAATGATTCTTGAAAATACAAGTGATAACATTATTATTAATGAAATAGTCCCAAAGATACCTGAATCAATATTAAAAAGCCTTTTAAATAACCATTATGACACATTTTATTTTGTTATAAAAGATTATGATAATAGTATTGATATTATAGGACTACCATTTGGTTATTGTGATATTATAGCAGACTTTTATAAGAATTTATATGATAACACGGATTCTTATGAACTCAAAGAACTCATTATTAAGAGATTACCAAAATTAGGGTATGAAAATAATCGTTATCATGTTGGTTATGTATTTGGACAGATTGTAAATGAACTGACAGATGATTCACTTATATTAACTGTTAGAGATATTTTAAGTTCTGACGAGCAAATGGCTAATTTTTGTAAAGACTATTTTAGTAAGGGGATACCTAAAATTATTAGTTCTATTCTATAA
- the hjc gene encoding Holliday junction resolvase Hjc: protein MSTSKTKIMPSGIKQEYELLAEIKQHDFEACRLPKSLKQTPDILAGDGESIFVIKAIVSNNTEIATTKEEIVTLRRFAWKFKGEAWIAIKILNQTKWIFIKPQHFNLKEMGDIFSVDYGDIVLKGISLRELISQELQKRLI from the coding sequence TTGAGTACTTCTAAAACTAAAATAATGCCCAGTGGAATAAAACAAGAATATGAACTTTTAGCTGAAATAAAACAACATGATTTTGAAGCTTGCAGGTTGCCCAAATCATTAAAACAAACCCCAGATATTTTAGCAGGAGATGGGGAATCTATTTTTGTTATAAAGGCCATAGTATCAAATAATACTGAAATTGCTACCACAAAAGAAGAAATAGTTACACTTAGACGATTTGCCTGGAAATTCAAAGGGGAAGCATGGATTGCAATAAAAATCTTAAATCAAACCAAATGGATCTTTATAAAACCACAGCACTTTAATCTAAAAGAAATGGGTGATATTTTTTCAGTGGACTATGGGGACATTGTATTGAAAGGTATTAGTTTAAGAGAATTGATATCTCAAGAGTTACAGAAAAGATTGATATAA
- a CDS encoding DUF4013 domain-containing protein translates to MSIKETITDSLVYPFSNGLRFLFLGILILISFSPYVVSYVVKLDYWIVICLNVVGLLMVGSLVLGYLFKVISESLDGVNELPVFNNWIQMFINGLKLFIVNITYLIPVLLIASFVFPCLSDLSLGALARSDIFFSILLLIALFYLVWIILVILMSVANMAYNGGELFSAFYFDEMFSNVSVNRYKSPSWIFFVDLITIIMGILMFDVLVDRTINVDVGKIIVWYFATGAISLIFIVTGYVIVDMASIFILSMLDFYSILNYNILRVLMFSLALIPYLSIFISRSTALIYNSTIKSSLINQNSIEYYHLQKDL, encoded by the coding sequence ATGAGTATTAAGGAAACAATAACTGATTCTTTGGTTTATCCGTTTTCTAATGGGTTGCGATTTTTGTTTTTGGGGATACTTATATTGATTAGTTTTTCTCCATATGTTGTTTCATATGTGGTTAAGCTAGATTATTGGATAGTTATTTGTTTAAATGTTGTTGGATTATTAATGGTGGGGTCATTGGTGCTGGGGTATTTGTTTAAGGTTATTAGTGAATCTTTAGATGGGGTTAATGAGCTTCCAGTATTCAATAATTGGATTCAAATGTTTATTAATGGCCTTAAATTGTTTATAGTTAATATTACTTATTTGATTCCTGTTTTATTAATCGCTTCCTTCGTTTTTCCTTGCTTATCTGATCTAAGTTTAGGTGCATTGGCACGTTCAGACATATTTTTTTCTATTCTCTTATTAATCGCACTCTTTTATCTGGTATGGATTATTCTCGTGATATTGATGTCCGTTGCTAATATGGCATATAATGGTGGTGAACTTTTTTCAGCTTTTTATTTTGATGAAATGTTTAGTAATGTATCTGTGAATCGGTATAAATCGCCTTCATGGATTTTCTTTGTTGATCTAATTACAATTATTATGGGAATCCTCATGTTTGATGTACTGGTTGATAGAACCATCAATGTTGATGTGGGAAAGATTATAGTTTGGTATTTTGCCACAGGGGCTATTTCGTTAATCTTTATTGTCACTGGATATGTTATAGTGGATATGGCTTCAATTTTTATTTTATCTATGTTGGATTTTTATTCGATTTTAAATTACAATATTTTACGGGTACTAATGTTTTCATTAGCTTTAATTCCCTATCTTTCCATATTTATCTCAAGATCAACAGCCTTAATTTATAATTCTACAATCAAAAGTTCTTTAATCAACCAAAACTCTATAGAATACTATCATTTACAGAAAGATCTATAA
- a CDS encoding STAS-like domain-containing protein, producing the protein MQIKKDKIHVNIAEVVSPVLGIRLSATQFFEKFESNKKEVEIDFRDVKFISRSFAHEYLKQKQSISPDINELNVPKNVKEMLEIVQRSK; encoded by the coding sequence ATGCAGATAAAAAAAGACAAGATTCATGTGAATATAGCGGAAGTAGTTTCACCCGTACTGGGCATTAGATTATCTGCTACACAATTCTTCGAAAAATTTGAATCAAATAAAAAAGAAGTAGAAATAGATTTTAGGGATGTTAAATTCATAAGCAGATCTTTTGCCCATGAATATTTGAAGCAAAAACAAAGTATTTCACCTGATATTAATGAACTCAATGTGCCTAAAAATGTAAAAGAAATGCTAGAAATTGTCCAAAGATCTAAATAA
- a CDS encoding ATP-binding protein — translation MWRDSLKDCFTKFCQIKNGHNGDNDWFVTSYPFLYPTTLMPLLEYIVSNDLRVRFHPNVAGYVKTILPKNTSNKSISKRTYIQIAMLRPGYVGGTSVLDEVIHLLSKQYGGLDSLYYLLSELTSNIYDHSEFTKAFIMAQEYPKKEFTEICIYDNGISIPQCFQNHGFDSSSDANYIHQAINGKSTKKEDTGRGYGINSSTRMVIDGFDGEMFIASRNGAIQITKEKMLGYKCEGMYELEGTLVSMRLPKRLINYSEHISGKRNFSKFEEEKRCR, via the coding sequence ATGTGGAGGGACTCTCTTAAAGATTGTTTTACAAAGTTTTGTCAAATAAAAAATGGACATAATGGGGATAATGACTGGTTTGTAACTAGTTATCCATTTTTGTATCCAACAACTTTGATGCCTCTTTTAGAATATATTGTTAGTAATGATCTTCGAGTAAGATTTCATCCGAATGTTGCGGGATATGTAAAGACCATATTACCAAAGAATACTAGTAATAAATCTATAAGTAAAAGAACTTATATTCAAATTGCTATGTTAAGACCAGGATATGTTGGTGGCACATCAGTTTTAGATGAAGTTATTCATTTATTATCTAAGCAATATGGTGGTTTAGATTCACTATATTATTTATTATCCGAATTAACGTCAAATATATATGATCATTCAGAATTTACAAAAGCTTTCATAATGGCCCAAGAGTATCCTAAAAAAGAATTTACAGAAATTTGCATTTATGATAATGGAATTTCAATTCCGCAATGTTTTCAAAATCATGGTTTTGATTCTTCTTCAGATGCAAATTATATTCATCAAGCTATAAATGGTAAATCAACTAAAAAAGAGGATACTGGGAGAGGATATGGGATAAATTCAAGTACTCGTATGGTTATAGATGGTTTTGATGGGGAAATGTTCATCGCTTCTCGTAACGGAGCGATTCAAATAACTAAAGAGAAAATGTTGGGTTATAAGTGTGAAGGGATGTATGAATTAGAGGGGACACTTGTAAGCATGAGACTTCCCAAAAGATTAATTAATTATTCCGAACATATTTCTGGTAAGAGAAATTTTTCAAAATTTGAGGAGGAAAAAAGATGCAGATAA
- a CDS encoding CPBP family intramembrane glutamic endopeptidase, translated as MGLELNDDSQYKLKPTLLNALIIVAVYIIIVVIVQKILGVPYPEIAKSSSNMLYGVLIPVTTGAVILTIIALWSGWWKDVWRDKYQIKGHSWMHIFLILFVFAIIVNLITGHIGSLDTNLVLTIFIAMAFVGYAEELLTRGLLVQGARGSGLTEVKIFFIVILVFGGMHAMNFISGQGITTTIIQVIFAGLLGGVFYTIFRKTGFLVIPMIIHALWDFSVFTRGAINVNQVTTLTLNIILMAMAGFAILISFLLLIFAIRNFNVKSTKDEHI; from the coding sequence ATGGGTTTAGAATTAAATGATGATTCTCAATATAAATTAAAACCAACACTTTTAAACGCTTTAATTATTGTAGCAGTTTACATAATCATTGTAGTTATAGTTCAAAAAATATTAGGGGTTCCATACCCTGAAATTGCTAAAAGCAGTTCAAACATGTTATATGGTGTATTGATACCTGTAACTACTGGTGCAGTAATTTTAACAATCATTGCTTTATGGTCTGGATGGTGGAAGGATGTATGGCGAGATAAATACCAGATTAAAGGCCATTCTTGGATGCATATTTTCTTAATCCTTTTTGTTTTTGCAATTATTGTAAACTTAATCACAGGACATATTGGTTCATTGGATACGAATCTTGTCCTAACTATATTTATTGCAATGGCTTTTGTTGGTTATGCAGAAGAACTACTTACTAGGGGTTTACTGGTTCAAGGTGCTCGTGGTTCAGGACTTACAGAAGTTAAGATATTTTTCATAGTCATACTCGTTTTTGGAGGCATGCACGCTATGAATTTTATCAGTGGTCAGGGCATTACAACAACAATAATCCAGGTGATTTTTGCAGGACTATTGGGTGGTGTTTTTTATACTATATTCCGTAAAACAGGATTTTTGGTTATCCCCATGATTATTCATGCTTTATGGGATTTTTCAGTGTTTACTCGTGGTGCCATCAACGTCAATCAAGTAACTACACTTACTTTGAATATTATATTGATGGCGATGGCAGGGTTTGCGATATTAATTTCGTTTTTGCTTCTGATTTTTGCTATTCGTAATTTCAATGTTAAATCTACAAAAGATGAACATATTTAA
- a CDS encoding LPXTG cell wall anchor domain-containing protein: MPDIFLILVGMLWILLGLFKNKVFPNKYYFVAFFSVNALWGLMLLYIFLFRTDEYLMDINWFYFLIGLFILLSGWVGMVYIRRRKEGNL, encoded by the coding sequence ATGCCAGATATATTTCTTATATTGGTAGGAATGCTATGGATTCTATTGGGGTTATTTAAAAACAAAGTTTTCCCTAATAAATATTATTTTGTGGCATTTTTTAGTGTAAATGCACTATGGGGATTAATGTTACTTTATATTTTCTTATTTAGAACAGATGAATATTTAATGGATATAAACTGGTTTTATTTCCTAATCGGACTTTTTATATTACTCAGTGGGTGGGTTGGAATGGTTTATATTCGTAGACGTAAAGAGGGTAATTTATAA